The following is a genomic window from Neodiprion virginianus isolate iyNeoVirg1 chromosome 1, iyNeoVirg1.1, whole genome shotgun sequence.
AGGTTAATATGATCTGTTTTTAGGGACACGTTTCAAATAATGAGCGCAGCATATAACAGTAAGCTCTTAACGTTTCCTGGTCTAAAATTACAAGAAATATTGATGTATAGAGATGTTGAGAAACTTTCAGCAGATTGTAAACTATTCAACTTGTCGTTTGCATATGAAAACGTGCAATTTGATgcaagaaaatttaacaaggGAATGTTATTGGTAAGTCTTGAATGGGAGTTGCATATCTGCAGATCAAggaagaatttttaaagacCCTGTTAACATTTAACAGTTTCTTGACTGCTCACTTGACctataattacaattgttacTTACCGTACAGTAGTATTATGTCTAAAATCCTCAGTCATGTAATACGCACTATTCATTTTCAGGCGAACCCAGATATGTATTTTACTGTTCAAACACTTCAAAAATATCTACCTATAATTCTATTACAAGATGATGATGCAATAAACGACGACAGTTCCTCGTGATTAAAAGGTATGTTCAGGTAGAACTATACATCCCTCGAAGATTATCCTAACTTCAATCACGACCTTgtattcgaataaaaaaattcctgtTCTTAATAACCTAatacaggaattattttgtgaatCATTTTGATAATCACACTgctgattttgaatgaaattaaatgcaaattataaatttagtTTGTCCTCAATACATTATGTCACAAACAATATATCAAGAGTTAGCTACCTAAAATTGTGATAggattggttgaaaattagacggatgataaaaattctggtcttaggtgcaatattttttattgtaactTGTTAATACGAATACATGATAAATTGTGATGTTAAACACATTAAAACAACCAGTACCCATAAAATcatgtagtttttttttttgtaattttacaaaatttgcaTATGTGTAAAAGTGAGTGCCGTATGTATACTTGCACATCTAATTTTGTTTGATCATGTACTAACTTAAATGTTGCACGAATctgattttgaataattgattgataaaactaggtatttatttatagctAATAAATGTGGCATGTGAATTGATATACAGACAAGCAATTTATTGCTTTTAGTGTGCCAAAATTTTGTGTTTTTACTGAGATTTTACAATGTGTTAGTAAGATTATTCTCGGATTATCATTTAATGTTATTTGAACCATAATTAACTCATAAACCCTTTTATTAAAACTAAATCATGGCAAGTCACgtttatatgtgtatatatatgtatatatatatgtataatttttttttctttttcaattttctcccTCGTAAAATTTGGATAACTCACACGTGTTTTTATTACGTATTGTCCAGTACTGAGACTTTTAAGATTCCTTCTTCAATGCAAGTTGCAGCAACGTTTCCCGCATGGCTATTACTAGTTTTTCCAATTCTTTtgctttcattttcaaaattgcgtTGGCTTTCTCCAAATCGTTTGCTTTCTTCATCATTTCTGcttctttcacttttttgtTGATTCTAGACTTTCTTGAagctttgttatttttttctcgtaattcTCTGTAGCTATAATCTGATGTCTGTGAATCTGAGTCAGTATCTGTGTAATTTCCACTTTCTTGATCTACATCTTTAGATAtccttcgtttttttattggcGATTTTGTGGCTTTTAAACTAATCTTGAGCGGTGGTACAACAGGTTCAGTTTTTGCTTTGACATGAAtggatttattttctttgctCGACTTGCGTTTGTTAGTATTCACAACTTGGGATGGTTCGACAATTTCTGATGCGGTGGTTTCTGATTTGTTCATGAGTGATTGTCCGTTTTCCTaaattaacaaacaaaaagtaaaaacaataaGTATACAGTTTATTTTAGACTTAAATGATAttgtttaataaaataaagccaAAATGTCGGAAGTTTATAATTTgcaataatataaaataacttACTTCGCAAACATATGTTAACAGATCGaatgattgaaattcaagATCTGTTAATAAATTATCTGCCAGTAGTTGCGTTTCTTGTTCTTCAACAGTGGAATTAGCAGAAGTTGATTGATAATTGTCTAAGGTCGTAGGATTATAGTTGGGTTGATTGATGTTTACTAAATCGTTGCATGGAAAGTCGCCAACATTTGTGGTTATTGGAAACCAATTATCGAAGTTTTCTCCGTTCATTTCAAAGCTTGAATCTGGTATGCTTTTGTTTATGTTTGGAATAAACTTTGTACTATTTGCGGCTTGCTGTTCATATGTATTCGTTGCTGGTGTCAAATCCATCCAAACATTTGATATGTCCATTGTGGTATTAAATTGGTCTTGCCCCAAGGGCTGAGACCCTCCGAAGGACATCTCTGCAGATTCGATGTTATTTTTTACAGTCCAGCTGTCACTTATTTCCGTGCTTTCTCCAAATTCTGATTTTATATTAgataaattgtaataattatcttTCACACCTGCAATGACAGAGGCAGGCTGTGATTATCTTGATCTTATTTCATCTATTGTCGCTTAATTAATCAATGAGGAATATTATTGACTTACCTGAAATCTTCGTCTTAATATCTTCACCTATAGGATAATCGCGTTGTCCTTGAGGAGAACGTGGTATATTGAACCGGCTTATACTTTGCGGGTCCACGCACCAGTCGCTTAAGTCCTGAAAATCTTCTTTCCAAAACGAGGGGGTAGAAACCATGGGAGTACTGCCTTTGGAATTCTTTAGGGGGGGCCAGGGCTCGAGTAGCAATTCTGATTCCATCACCGGGCTCAGTAATGGATAAGTTTCCTGTTTTAAACATGAATTTTCCATCTTTTGCAAAGAGCATCGGGATTTCTTTATTCCGCTGGATCTCACGCCACGAATAGCAGATGACTTCTTTAGCAACGGATTCCATGATTGTGGTAGCTGAAAGTATTCAAATTgctaatatttattaaaactgTAGTTACTTGTTGCAAAAGTCATTGCTCTGTATATTTCTCTAACTAAGAATCCTcattcttttaaattattcaaagtttACAAAAATGCAATGTtcgaaatattgtttttaaacttTCCAATCTGACCTCAATAATATTGAATCACCAATCAAATGAAACTGTTCAATGTGactaaatatatatactttgttaTTTAAAAGCATATAAATTACATACAGGTTTTACATTTTAGTTTGTCATGTAACTAgctggtgaaaaaataatggtattattaatagaatttaaaaaaaatatcatagaCTCAAATATTCCATTAATGGTTATAAAAGCTGTTTATGCTAGAACTCACTGAAAATTCACCCGCTTCCTCTAATGAAATGTTGCTGCCTTCTGGTTGCTCGGGAATAGGAGGGATTCTGAAAGCCTGtaattacacatatttttaGATGATTATCAACGCATTCGTTATATCATCCGGTAATACAACGTCTGCAAAAACTTCATTGTTTAGTAGAAATATGGAACCTACTCCAGTTAGCGGTATACTACGAATGATTCATCACTGCACGTCCGAGGTTAAAAGTGTACAGAAAATGCTAATTCTGAATATTATACAAGGTAACAACCACGCCCTATCATTAAAAACCTATTACAACCATAAATGGCTTATATAATCATCCGAtccaaaaaaatatctacGGCAAATGTTATACGGGCGTAAAAACGTgactaatatacatatatgcattctgttatatacgtatacgtacgttATATATAgatagaatagaaaaaaattaggtaaaATAATAAGTCTTTTGTAAATACTTCAGCCCGAAATCTGTATTTCATTTGTAATGTACGAGGACGTGTTATGTAACAACGGAACATTTCAATTACGTTAAATATGTTACAATATGGTAAAGAATTAATATTGCTTACCCTCCTTTGCGATGGCAAATTCTTAGTTACAGCCTAGTAACAGGACTTAAAGGCTCTTTCACGGAGATTGAATGAGAgattgccgttttttttaactatttaATCACAACTTTCGGCGTCACGGCCGGTCGGGCTTCCTCCTCTCTCCGTTACTAAAAACGATGATGACACCGTACTGCCGAAGACTTTCGTATCAAATACACCACGTCACGAGACTCCAAAGCCTTTTGATATCTTCTATTTATCTCTTGCGTCAGATTCAACCAATCAGTTACAACGTGAGGTCATTTTTAGCGAATCAGTGCATCGGCATTGAACTTGTGCTGTAACAAGTAATGAAAGTCTGAAACTTAAGGAATAAACTTAAGGATTGACCAATCGTGCGCCAGATTTTTGTCTAGTTATTCCACACGCCTTGACTTAAGAATGTATCTTCCATAACTCCATATCAGAAATGGAACACTAGATGACAGCATAGCTTACGGGTTATAGTCTATGTTTGCATTCGATTATTTGGGCTGTAATATGGCTAGAATTGATATAATGCTGTATCAAAATTGAGAAATGGTACTTTTTCATTGGGTTTAATTCACTTTACGTTATCTAAAAGTTTTCTTTCCTGCAAATATGTGATAATGTGTGAAAGCACCCCACAAGGAAGAGCCCATACTAGCGGCACCTGGTGGTAAATTAACAGACGAAATCAGCTATTCATTGTACTTTAGTTGCTAGTTATTCCACGACAGATCGAGAGACGAAGGTTTCAGGAACGCATCACGAAAAATGATTACTTTGGGAAGGCTCGGAAGTTAACCAATCGAGAAGTTTTAGGTAAATTCAAAAGAAATACGTTTCCATGTACGCCATGCAGAGCAGCTTTGGTAACCAGCAGCGTTGACTGCCAGTAGTAACGGTGAAATGTGGGCTCACTGCTTCAACGGATCGCGTTAATATATAAATGTTAAAGGaattattcgatattttataCTGTTGACAGTTATTTTAAAAGATATATTCTATTACTTAATTATATtgtcttaattttattcttctgaTCAAGATCAGAAAAAATGGAAGATTCTCCACTTTGGTGAGTAAAGTTCGTTGTCGCCTTTACCAGCCAGCTTTAACACGGACAAAATGTGTCGTTCAGACGTTTTTAGAACtttttaaatcattcaatGCATTAATTAAGATTCAACCCTCATGACAAACATTTCGGGAATACGTCCTTGCGCCTAAAAAAGTTCCGAGACCGCTGCATCAAAGTTTAGACAATTTCAAGGAGTTTGGACGCTAGACTTGTCTGTGCGATGGCTGGATTGACTCTCGTAAAAACAATACGAAATTGATAcgagaaaatatttcgttgatttattcattttgattaaaatatttatcagtTTATCATGTTCTTAATGTAATGCATTCTTAAGGGATTTGCAGAGGCTACAGGTGTATGCCGCGACGCcacaataaaaacaaaatcacaATTACGGGATTAGTTGGAATGTATGATTCAAGACCAACTTATCTTTTGTAGTTTGTTTTGATTCTCATATGGTAGCATGATAACTCTTCCACCGTATATGGTAATTGTATTTGACGAACCAAGGtgaaattaaggtgaaacAGCTCCGGTTTGCCAAAATATTAGTTAGGGTGTTGCTTGGAAATGTGGAAAAAGAACACACAATTGAAAAGTAAACTCTCTTGAAacctttttattacaaacgaa
Proteins encoded in this region:
- the LOC124307058 gene encoding uncharacterized protein LOC124307058, with translation MENSCLKQETYPLLSPVMESELLLEPWPPLKNSKGSTPMVSTPSFWKEDFQDLSDWCVDPQSISRFNIPRSPQGQRDYPIGEDIKTKISGVKDNYYNLSNIKSEFGESTEISDSWTVKNNIESAEMSFGGSQPLGQDQFNTTMDISNVWMDLTPATNTYEQQAANSTKFIPNINKSIPDSSFEMNGENFDNWFPITTNVGDFPCNDLVNINQPNYNPTTLDNYQSTSANSTVEEQETQLLADNLLTDLEFQSFDLLTYVCEENGQSLMNKSETTASEIVEPSQVVNTNKRKSSKENKSIHVKAKTEPVVPPLKISLKATKSPIKKRRISKDVDQESGNYTDTDSDSQTSDYSYRELREKNNKASRKSRINKKVKEAEMMKKANDLEKANAILKMKAKELEKLVIAMRETLLQLALKKES